The sequence below is a genomic window from Acidobacteriota bacterium.
CTCCTGATGCCCTTCATCTTTCTCTTCGTCTTCCTCAAGTTCCCTGCCGGTCTGGTTCTGTACTGGCTTACCAACAACGTCTTCAGTATTCTTCAGCAAGAGGCCTACAAGGTTTGGCGGGCAAAGCGTGAAGAAGCGGACGGCGCTGAGGGTGAGGCAGAGCCGGCTGGCACGAAGACGAAGAAGAGCGGAAAGGGCAAGAAGAGATCGGCAAAGGTATGAGTCAAAGAAAGCGCAAGTTTTTCTCCGGTTCGACCGTAGAACAAGCGGTGATCGCCGCCGCCAGCGAGTATGGGTTGGCCCCCGGCGAGGTCGCCTATCGCAAGGTCGAGAAGAAGCACGGCTTCCTGCGCATGCGCAAGCGCATCGTCATCGAGGTGGATCCGGAAGCGCCCCAGCGGGCGGCGGACGACGACTCGGTGGAAGCCCTACCGCCGATACCGGTTGGGCGCCCCCGAGACGCCGGTTTCACCCGCATTCCCCGTGCTGGAGCCAGCGAGGGTGGGGCCGAGAGCGGTGAGGAGGAGGCCAAGGCCCCGGCCGGAGGAGGGCGAGACAAGGCGCCGACGAAAGCCGGCGGTGGCCCTCAGCGTAAGGCTCAGGGTGGCGAGGAGAGGGCCGGCGGCGACCGCAGCGGCCGCGACGGTCGAGATCGCAGCGGCCGGGACGGCGGGGACCGGAGTGGTTCTCGGGATTCCGGTGGTCGGGGCGGCCGCAGTGCCTCGGACGAACAGGACAAGGGCCAGAGCCGGGACTCGCGGGCCAGTGATCGAGCCCGTGATGATCGAGCTCGGGATGACCGCTCTGGTGAAGACCGGAGCCGCGAC
It includes:
- a CDS encoding R3H domain-containing nucleic acid-binding protein, producing the protein MSQRKRKFFSGSTVEQAVIAAASEYGLAPGEVAYRKVEKKHGFLRMRKRIVIEVDPEAPQRAADDDSVEALPPIPVGRPRDAGFTRIPRAGASEGGAESGEEEAKAPAGGGRDKAPTKAGGGPQRKAQGGEERAGGDRSGRDGRDRSGRDGGDRSGSRDSGGRGGRSASDEQDKGQSRDSRASDRARDDRARDDRSGEDRSRDDRNRGDRGREDQHREGRDREDRGRGGRGGRGRDDRGGKKGGGRRIVDESMDLLDAAEDAVDRLLAVTGLELDFLVEVEDDRVELDLGGPDAEMLLEEDGKALYALELLIPILVRALCGQRVFCQVDSEGYRERREQELRELALEVAEEVAESGEEKTLDYLNPAERRIVHMALADHEEVETESEGRGYLKRLTVWPL